A DNA window from Actinomycetes bacterium contains the following coding sequences:
- a CDS encoding cystathionine beta-synthase, with the protein MRVYESMVDLIGNTPLVRLRHVTAGLTATVLVKVEYLNPGGSVKDRIAVRMIDAAEREGLLKPGGTIVEPTSGNTGVGLALVAQQRGYHCVFVVPDKVSNDKINVLRAYGARVEVCPTAVPPEHPDSYYSVSDRLAREIPGAWKPDQYSNPNNAQSHYETTGPEIWEDTDGRVTMFVAGVGTGGTISGTGRYLKEVSEGRVRVVGADPEGSVYSGGTGRPYLVEGVGEDFWPTAYDRTVPDEIVAVSDRESFGMTRRLAREEGLLVGGSCGMAVVAALKVAETLGPDDVVVVLLPDSGRGYLSKVFNDEWLARYGFLEADTTTTVGDVLRGKDGSLPPLVHTHPNETLAEAIAILREYGVSQMPVVQAEPPVMAAEVVGSVSERELLDALFSGQAHLADRVETHLSAPLPVVGAGEPVEHAVAALESADALLVLDDGKPVGVLTRQDLLGYLSR; encoded by the coding sequence GTGCGCGTCTACGAATCGATGGTCGACCTGATCGGCAACACCCCCCTGGTCCGGCTGCGGCACGTCACGGCGGGGCTGACCGCTACCGTGCTGGTCAAGGTCGAGTACCTCAACCCGGGCGGGTCGGTGAAGGACCGGATCGCGGTCCGGATGATCGACGCCGCCGAGCGCGAGGGGCTGCTCAAGCCGGGCGGCACCATCGTCGAGCCGACGTCCGGGAACACCGGCGTGGGGCTGGCCCTGGTTGCCCAGCAGCGTGGCTACCATTGCGTGTTCGTCGTCCCGGACAAGGTGTCCAACGACAAGATCAACGTGCTGCGCGCCTACGGCGCGCGGGTCGAGGTGTGCCCGACCGCGGTGCCCCCGGAGCACCCGGACTCCTACTACAGCGTGAGCGACCGGCTGGCCAGGGAGATCCCCGGCGCCTGGAAGCCGGACCAGTACTCCAACCCGAACAACGCGCAGTCGCACTACGAGACGACCGGACCGGAGATCTGGGAGGACACCGACGGCCGGGTGACGATGTTCGTCGCCGGGGTGGGCACCGGGGGGACGATCAGCGGCACCGGGCGCTACCTCAAGGAGGTGTCCGAGGGGCGGGTGCGGGTGGTGGGGGCCGACCCCGAGGGGTCGGTGTACTCCGGTGGCACCGGCCGGCCGTACCTGGTCGAGGGCGTGGGCGAGGACTTCTGGCCGACGGCGTACGACCGCACGGTGCCGGACGAGATCGTCGCCGTGTCCGACCGGGAGTCGTTCGGCATGACCCGGCGGCTGGCCCGCGAGGAGGGCCTGCTCGTCGGCGGGTCCTGCGGGATGGCCGTGGTGGCGGCGCTGAAGGTCGCCGAGACGCTCGGGCCGGACGACGTGGTCGTGGTGCTGCTGCCGGACTCCGGCCGCGGCTACCTGTCCAAGGTGTTCAACGACGAGTGGCTGGCCCGGTACGGGTTCCTCGAGGCGGACACCACCACCACGGTGGGCGACGTGCTGCGCGGCAAGGACGGCTCACTGCCCCCGCTCGTGCACACCCACCCGAACGAGACCCTGGCCGAGGCGATCGCGATCCTGCGCGAGTACGGCGTCTCGCAGATGCCGGTCGTGCAGGCCGAGCCCCCGGTGATGGCCGCGGAGGTGGTCGGGTCGGTGTCCGAGCGGGAGCTGCTGGACGCGCTGTTCTCCGGTCAGGCCCACCTGGCCGACCGGGTGGAGACGCACCTGAGCGCGCCGCTGCCCGTGGTCGGCGCCGGCGAGCCGGTCGAGCACGCGGTGGCGGCGCTGGAGAGCGCCGACGCGCTGCTGGTGCTGGACGACGGCAAGCCGGTCGGGGTGCTCACCCGACAG
- a CDS encoding SGNH/GDSL hydrolase family protein: MGGARQARRAAVGGGGFAGLLGTTVGVLFAQAKLARWRVGEPRQVPFAVDGIVGRGRGDLLRMVMLGDSGAAGLGADDPYHTVSMVVAAGLSAASDRPVALVGLAVVGARTSDLDEQVDRALRRTPPPDLAVIIIGANDVTHLVPPATSVARLEAVVRRLVDVGCAVVVGTCPDLGTIRPFPQPLRTIGRRWSLTLAAAQATATEAAGGHAVPLAELVGPEFDANPAEYFSEDRFHPSSLGYRRLGEALLPAALDALQITTLTPKE, translated from the coding sequence GTGGGCGGGGCGAGGCAGGCACGACGGGCCGCCGTCGGTGGCGGCGGCTTCGCCGGGCTGCTCGGAACCACGGTCGGGGTGCTGTTCGCGCAGGCCAAGCTGGCCCGCTGGCGGGTGGGTGAGCCGCGCCAGGTGCCGTTCGCCGTCGACGGCATCGTCGGCCGTGGCCGCGGCGACCTGCTGCGGATGGTGATGCTCGGCGACTCCGGCGCCGCCGGACTCGGCGCCGACGACCCGTACCACACGGTCTCCATGGTGGTCGCGGCCGGGCTGTCGGCGGCCTCCGACCGGCCAGTGGCGCTGGTCGGCCTGGCCGTCGTGGGGGCCCGTACCTCTGACCTCGACGAGCAGGTCGACCGGGCGCTGCGCCGCACCCCACCTCCCGACCTCGCGGTGATCATCATCGGGGCGAACGACGTCACACACCTCGTCCCCCCGGCGACGTCGGTCGCGCGTCTCGAGGCCGTCGTGCGCCGGCTGGTCGACGTCGGCTGCGCGGTGGTCGTGGGCACCTGCCCGGACCTGGGCACCATCCGGCCGTTCCCCCAGCCGCTGCGCACGATCGGACGGCGCTGGAGCCTGACGCTGGCCGCCGCGCAGGCCACCGCCACCGAGGCTGCGGGCGGGCACGCCGTCCCGCTGGCCGAGCTGGTCGGGCCGGAGTTCGACGCGAACCCGGCCGAGTACTTCAGCGAGGACCGGTTCCACCCGTCGTCCCTGGGCTACCGCCGCCTCGGCGAGGCGCTGCTGCCCGCGGCCCTCGACGCCCTGCAGATCACCACGCTCACCCCCAAGGAGTAG
- a CDS encoding acetyl-CoA C-acetyltransferase, translating into MPEAVIVATARSPIGRAGKGSLKDLRPDDLAATVVQAALAKVPELDPRTVDDLMLGCGLPGGEQGYNMGRVVAVLLGLDGVPGTTVTRYCASSLQTTRMALHAIRSGEGDVLISAGVEMVSSFAKGSSDGLPDTMNPRFAPAQQRTADRAAGGAGTWTDPWADGALPDVYVAMGQTAENVAQLYGVTREEQDVFGVRSQNLAEEAVASGFWAREITPVMVPDGTVVSQDDGPRPGVTLAAVSQLKPVFRPDGTITAGNCCPLNDGAAAVIIMSDTRARELGVTPLARIVSTGVTGLSPEIMGMGPVEASRQALARAGMTIDDVDLVEINEAFAAQVLPSARELGVPMEKLNVHGGAIAVGHPFGMTGARIAGTLLNGLDWQDKEIGLETMCVGGGQGMALVLQRLS; encoded by the coding sequence ATGCCCGAGGCCGTCATCGTCGCCACCGCCCGCTCCCCGATCGGCCGCGCCGGCAAGGGCTCGCTCAAGGACCTGCGACCCGACGACCTCGCGGCCACGGTCGTCCAGGCGGCGCTGGCCAAGGTGCCCGAGCTGGACCCGCGCACGGTCGACGACCTGATGCTCGGCTGCGGGCTGCCCGGCGGTGAGCAGGGGTACAACATGGGCCGGGTCGTCGCGGTGCTGCTCGGCCTGGACGGTGTCCCGGGGACGACGGTCACCCGGTACTGCGCGTCGTCCCTGCAGACCACCCGGATGGCGCTGCACGCGATCCGGTCCGGCGAGGGCGACGTGCTCATCAGCGCCGGCGTGGAGATGGTCAGCAGCTTCGCCAAGGGCAGCAGCGACGGCCTGCCCGACACCATGAACCCGCGCTTCGCCCCGGCCCAGCAGCGCACCGCCGATCGCGCCGCCGGCGGCGCCGGGACCTGGACCGACCCGTGGGCCGACGGCGCCCTGCCGGACGTCTACGTCGCCATGGGCCAGACCGCGGAGAACGTGGCCCAGCTGTATGGGGTCACCCGCGAGGAGCAGGACGTGTTCGGCGTCCGGTCGCAGAACCTGGCCGAGGAGGCCGTCGCCTCGGGGTTCTGGGCCCGCGAGATCACTCCGGTCATGGTGCCGGACGGCACGGTCGTGTCGCAGGACGACGGGCCGCGGCCGGGCGTGACCCTGGCGGCGGTGTCCCAGCTCAAGCCGGTGTTCCGGCCGGACGGGACGATCACCGCGGGCAACTGCTGCCCGCTCAACGACGGTGCCGCCGCGGTGATCATCATGTCCGACACGCGGGCCCGCGAGCTGGGCGTCACCCCGCTGGCCCGGATCGTCTCCACCGGCGTCACCGGGCTGTCCCCCGAGATCATGGGCATGGGCCCGGTCGAGGCCTCCCGGCAGGCGCTGGCCCGCGCCGGGATGACCATCGACGACGTCGACCTGGTCGAGATCAACGAGGCGTTCGCCGCGCAGGTGCTGCCGTCAGCGCGCGAGCTCGGCGTGCCCATGGAGAAGCTGAACGTGCACGGCGGCGCGATCGCGGTCGGCCACCCGTTCGGCATGACCGGCGCCCGGATCGCCGGCACCCTGCTCAACGGGCTGGACTGGCAGGACAAGGAGATCGGCCTGGAGACCATGTGCGTGGGCGGCGGCCAGGGCATGGCCCTGGTCCTACAACGCCTGTCGTAG